DNA from Rubripirellula lacrimiformis:
CAAACCCCGGTCGGCCTTGGCACCCTCTACCTCCACCGCCCTCGATCTGCGATCGACCGGTGGTCCACCGGCCATCATGCCCCCCGGCCCGAAACCGTTTTCGCGGGTCTGCCCCAGACAGTACTTCACCGAAAATTCACAATCGGCCGGCGGCAAAGAAACGCCCCGATGAACACGATTCGTTAGGCCGTTTTGCCTTTGGGAAGGCATCTCGCCGGGCCGACCAGCACTGTTGGCGTTCCGCCCATGCGGCCAGATAATATCGCCACCGGTGGGACCAGATCCGCCGTCGGATCGCTGCGGACATCAAGTCTGTTCCATCCGTCCTGATCACAAACATTCGTCTTGTTCGGAGAACGTGTTGATGAAATCCCGTCATCCCATCGCAACCGTCGCTGTCATGGCCGCAGTCGTCCTGTTGATTGGCTGCGATTCGTCGCCCAAGAGCGACCCAGCCACGTCCGCCGGCGGCAGCCCCGCATCCACTTTGGTCGGTGACATCAAAATCGACGGCAGCAGCACGGTCCAACCGATCAGCGATGCGATCCGCGAAGGCTTCATCAAGATTCACCCAGGCGTCAAAGTATCGGTGGGCGGCGAAGGCACCGGCAACGGGTTCAAAGAGTTCTACGGCAAGGCCACCGACATCTCCGACGCCTCGCGTCCGATCAAGGTTGGCGAGTACGAGAAATGCGAAGCCGCGGGCGTCGAATTCGTCGAACTGGCGATCGCCTACGACGGGCTAACGATTGTGGTGAACCCACAAAATGACTGGGTCCAATCGCTCAGCATCGAACAGCTGCAAAAGATTTTCAATGGCGACAGTGCTGCGAAGAAGTGGAGCGACGTGGACCCCAGCTGGCCTGACCAAGAAATCAAAATTTTCTCGCCCGGCACCGGATCGGGAACCTACGACTATTTCAAGGAAGTGGTTGCCGAGGACGACACGCTGCGTGGCGACATGACCTTGAACGAAGACGATAACGTG
Protein-coding regions in this window:
- a CDS encoding PstS family phosphate ABC transporter substrate-binding protein — translated: MKSRHPIATVAVMAAVVLLIGCDSSPKSDPATSAGGSPASTLVGDIKIDGSSTVQPISDAIREGFIKIHPGVKVSVGGEGTGNGFKEFYGKATDISDASRPIKVGEYEKCEAAGVEFVELAIAYDGLTIVVNPQNDWVQSLSIEQLQKIFNGDSAAKKWSDVDPSWPDQEIKIFSPGTGSGTYDYFKEVVAEDDTLRGDMTLNEDDNVLVQGVAGNKFSIGFFGVAYYAQNSEILRAVPVINPEIDEPVLPTSDNIASGKYAPFSRPLFIYVSAESLNRAEVQTFVEFYLENVSTLCAEGKVDYVQLPESIFERTLQNFDAVATGTHFVDAQGQSRKGSFAELFTDKNLNSK